In a genomic window of Acidilobus saccharovorans 345-15:
- a CDS encoding TRM11 family SAM-dependent methyltransferase has protein sequence MLYAYLSGRHPRLPEEELKALVELSGSAYKPLLRLDQVVLFNADVVNVSAYAKRAAYVKEVGEVLAYGERCEVEELLAKALRSLELRGLKSFKLELTSIKVEPCCSPTELLRGLTKLSIRPSLSSENTVRILISEGVAIVGLAVGRRDLGNVKLRSPPNRPFWRSGELDIRLSRAMVNLSRLPYGGTFLDAFCGTGTLALEAVLAGGSKALCVDIDGSMAYGSKTNFSWAGLDSLSLIANARRLPLKEGSVDSIASDPPYGRSTRVVGESYGDLVEGFLQESARVLKPGGYVAYAGPVDLAPYKYAVEQGFDLIARIDQYVHSGLTRQIVVAKKAT, from the coding sequence ATGCTTTACGCCTACCTATCTGGCAGACACCCAAGGCTTCCAGAGGAGGAGCTGAAAGCCCTGGTAGAGCTAAGCGGTTCAGCGTACAAGCCGCTGTTAAGGCTTGACCAGGTAGTGCTCTTTAACGCCGACGTTGTAAACGTATCGGCCTATGCCAAGAGGGCAGCTTACGTGAAGGAGGTCGGGGAGGTGCTAGCCTATGGGGAGAGGTGCGAGGTCGAAGAGCTGTTGGCTAAGGCCCTGAGGTCGCTGGAGCTCAGGGGGCTCAAGTCTTTTAAGCTCGAGCTGACCTCGATTAAGGTGGAGCCCTGCTGCAGTCCTACAGAACTTCTGAGGGGTCTTACCAAACTCTCCATAAGGCCAAGCCTAAGCTCGGAGAACACCGTAAGGATACTAATAAGCGAGGGCGTTGCTATAGTTGGCCTTGCCGTCGGTAGAAGGGACCTTGGCAACGTTAAGCTCAGGTCGCCCCCAAACAGGCCGTTCTGGAGGTCAGGGGAGCTCGACATAAGGCTCTCCAGGGCTATGGTGAACCTCTCAAGACTACCTTATGGGGGCACGTTTCTGGACGCTTTCTGTGGAACCGGAACCCTTGCGCTAGAGGCCGTGCTTGCCGGAGGCAGCAAGGCGCTGTGCGTTGACATAGACGGTTCAATGGCTTACGGCTCTAAGACCAACTTCTCATGGGCTGGGCTAGACTCTTTGTCGCTTATTGCCAACGCGAGGCGCCTTCCCCTAAAGGAGGGCAGCGTCGATTCTATAGCCAGCGATCCCCCCTATGGCAGGTCGACCAGGGTTGTTGGGGAGAGCTATGGAGACCTAGTCGAGGGGTTCCTCCAGGAGTCGGCCCGAGTGCTGAAGCCTGGCGGCTACGTTGCCTACGCAGGGCCCGTCGATCTGGCCCCCTATAAGTATGCCGTTGAGCAAGGCTTTGACCTAATAGCCAGAATAGATCAATACGTGCACTCTGGGCTCACCAGGCAAATAGTTGTGGCTAAAAAGGCCACGTAG
- a CDS encoding glycosyltransferase, which yields MNRLSETILSVVVPTYNERENVVPLAKRLNEALAKINQYEIIFVDDNSPDGTAEAIMEISKVDPRVKLILRKNRRGLATAIIDGIRASKGRYVVVMDADLQHPPEVIPLMLKAAEEKGADIVVASRYTKGGGTEGWSPIRRLISWGATVIARLLVPESRRTTDPMSGFFMIRRGAISIEEANPTGYKALLEILYRNPQARVVDVPYVFSRRLSGKSKLGAKTILDYLWHVIKISRPIKFAVVGAIGTGVNEGVAAALLLVTNYTFSYVGGIEVSILSNFMLNDLWTFRDRRPGRWYSRLVRYHLMVAPAGLTIFFVAELVTRLTHVNPLLGLFVGILAGFVVNYTLSSRKVWKRY from the coding sequence GTGAACCGCTTGAGCGAGACCATTCTGAGCGTGGTGGTGCCGACATACAACGAGAGGGAAAACGTAGTTCCGCTGGCTAAGAGACTGAACGAGGCTTTGGCGAAAATAAATCAATACGAGATCATATTTGTTGACGACAATAGCCCTGATGGCACTGCCGAGGCAATTATGGAGATTAGTAAGGTGGATCCAAGGGTTAAGCTGATCCTTAGGAAGAACAGGAGGGGGTTAGCCACCGCTATAATCGACGGCATAAGGGCCTCGAAAGGAAGATATGTAGTAGTTATGGACGCCGACTTGCAGCACCCGCCGGAGGTTATACCATTGATGCTGAAGGCGGCTGAGGAGAAGGGCGCGGACATAGTTGTGGCGAGCAGATACACAAAGGGCGGGGGAACCGAGGGCTGGAGCCCTATAAGGAGGCTAATAAGCTGGGGGGCCACGGTTATAGCTAGGCTTCTTGTGCCTGAGTCCAGGAGGACCACTGATCCCATGTCTGGCTTCTTTATGATAAGAAGGGGTGCCATCTCGATAGAGGAGGCAAACCCCACGGGTTACAAGGCGCTACTTGAGATACTTTACAGGAACCCGCAGGCCAGAGTTGTCGACGTGCCCTACGTATTCTCGCGCAGGCTCAGCGGCAAGAGCAAGCTCGGCGCGAAGACCATTTTAGATTACTTATGGCACGTGATAAAGATTTCAAGACCCATCAAGTTCGCTGTCGTAGGCGCCATAGGAACGGGGGTTAACGAAGGAGTTGCAGCGGCGCTGCTCCTCGTTACTAACTACACGTTTTCCTACGTTGGAGGCATAGAGGTAAGTATACTGAGCAACTTCATGCTTAATGATCTCTGGACCTTCAGGGACAGGAGGCCAGGCCGCTGGTACTCGAGGCTCGTGAGGTACCACTTAATGGTAGCTCCAGCAGGGCTTACGATATTTTTTGTTGCGGAGCTCGTGACTAGGCTAACGCACGTGAACCCCCTGTTGGGGCTCTTTGTTGGTATTCTTGCAGGTTTCGTAGTGAACTACACCCTTTCTTCAAGGAAGGTGTGGAAACGCTATTGA
- a CDS encoding metallophosphoesterase, which yields MHQSSMALIISDVHLGYEDSMATQGVFLPRLQLKKAESIIDEGVRAGAKRLLIDGDLKHVFEKLTKGERLEVTELIRHALEADIKEIVLVRGNHDTFVAPLLKDFGVEVVDDYMDLGDGIIVTHGHKLVDAVKSSSTVIIGHEHPSLEISLAGAKVKLQALLKSPLKGGGELLVLPAISLYQTGTAITPSPETYLSPIVKELAELQEAVPIIVDREIGVVELPTLKELFAGII from the coding sequence TTGCACCAAAGCAGCATGGCACTTATTATAAGTGACGTGCACCTTGGCTATGAGGACTCCATGGCTACTCAGGGCGTCTTCCTTCCGAGGCTCCAGCTGAAGAAAGCCGAGAGCATTATAGATGAGGGCGTCAGAGCGGGTGCTAAGAGGCTCTTAATAGACGGCGACCTTAAGCATGTATTTGAAAAACTAACAAAAGGCGAGAGGCTGGAGGTCACAGAGCTTATTAGGCACGCGCTGGAGGCCGACATTAAAGAAATAGTGCTCGTAAGGGGCAACCACGATACCTTTGTAGCCCCGCTACTCAAGGACTTTGGGGTCGAGGTTGTTGATGACTATATGGATCTGGGCGACGGCATCATTGTGACTCATGGCCATAAACTTGTCGACGCGGTTAAAAGCAGTTCCACTGTGATAATAGGCCACGAACATCCAAGCCTTGAAATAAGCCTGGCTGGCGCCAAGGTTAAGCTACAGGCATTGCTCAAGTCGCCCCTCAAGGGTGGGGGCGAACTGCTGGTGCTCCCAGCCATAAGCCTCTATCAGACTGGAACTGCCATAACTCCAAGCCCTGAGACCTACCTTTCGCCTATAGTAAAGGAGCTGGCAGAGCTGCAGGAGGCAGTTCCAATAATAGTTGACAGGGAGATAGGCGTAGTGGAGCTGCCGACGCTTAAGGAGCTCTTCGCGGGAATTATTTGA
- a CDS encoding TATA-box-binding protein: MSKEDDIAPPEPEEASEVNVTGVPGERKPVVNIENIVATVILENTLDLNLIEARIPDVDYNPDQFPGLVYRLQSPKITALVFKSGKMVVTGAKSVKQLVWAVKAILKKFITKGIVIQGRPQIQIQNIVASANLNVVVDLEKAAFVLPHSMYEPEQFPGLIFRMDKPRVVLLIFSSGKMVITGAKRENEVYEAVNNIYKILDENKCIK; the protein is encoded by the coding sequence TTGTCTAAAGAGGACGACATTGCACCCCCAGAGCCAGAGGAGGCTTCTGAGGTCAATGTCACAGGGGTGCCGGGCGAGAGGAAGCCTGTCGTCAATATAGAGAACATAGTGGCGACCGTGATATTAGAGAACACGCTCGATCTAAACTTAATAGAGGCCAGAATACCAGATGTGGATTATAACCCAGACCAGTTCCCAGGGCTCGTTTATAGGCTGCAGAGCCCAAAGATCACGGCGCTGGTCTTCAAGTCAGGGAAAATGGTGGTGACGGGAGCCAAGAGCGTCAAGCAGCTGGTGTGGGCGGTCAAGGCTATACTTAAGAAATTCATAACCAAGGGGATAGTAATCCAGGGCAGGCCTCAGATTCAAATCCAAAACATAGTGGCCTCGGCTAACCTAAACGTAGTGGTAGATCTTGAGAAGGCAGCCTTCGTTCTACCCCACAGCATGTATGAGCCTGAGCAGTTCCCAGGGCTGATATTTAGGATGGACAAGCCAAGGGTTGTCCTGCTGATATTTAGCAGCGGTAAAATGGTGATAACAGGCGCCAAGCGGGAGAACGAGGTCTATGAGGCGGTGAACAACATCTACAAGATACTTGATGAGAACAAGTGCATCAAATAA
- the priS gene encoding DNA primase small subunit PriS, translating to MEDLSSTYRQGSSEGDQQEVIIRKWSEADSLKSLFAIYYRMDPPFILPHDMAKREFALQPFDIESYIRHLAFKDETSLRKYIRSRTPRHLYHSVGIYELPSAPNMEEKGWQGSELLFDIDLDHPGACEGQIVDDECLVKGFDSARLVSRIVRDLLGGKPLIYFTGHRGFHIRGICEQCMQLGRDERREIAKLVRAEGLDASLLFPNKRGVRPAPATPEDPGWRGLAASLGVDLRASGPHVGVDIDSMVTEDPSRLTRIPGSLNAKGGLIVTPLCDSFAPGPQISPFRGTLDAKATKDLDPTRILGFEVSLTEGEELSLPASVALYLYLSGYVSIIGGEVLVRRNPGWWPVQGCDWSP from the coding sequence GTGGAAGACTTGTCTTCTACGTATCGCCAAGGATCGAGTGAGGGCGACCAACAAGAGGTTATCATAAGAAAGTGGTCAGAGGCTGACTCTCTGAAGAGCCTCTTTGCAATATACTATAGAATGGACCCGCCCTTCATACTTCCTCACGATATGGCAAAGAGGGAGTTTGCCCTACAGCCATTTGACATTGAAAGCTACATCAGGCACCTAGCATTTAAGGACGAGACATCGCTAAGGAAGTACATAAGATCAAGGACTCCAAGGCACCTCTATCATTCAGTAGGGATATATGAGTTGCCGAGCGCGCCTAACATGGAAGAAAAAGGCTGGCAGGGCTCGGAGCTTCTATTCGATATTGACTTAGATCACCCAGGGGCCTGTGAAGGACAGATAGTAGATGACGAGTGCCTTGTGAAGGGTTTTGACAGCGCCCGCCTGGTGAGCAGGATAGTAAGGGATTTACTAGGAGGCAAGCCCCTTATCTACTTTACTGGCCATAGGGGCTTTCACATTAGGGGCATCTGCGAGCAGTGCATGCAGCTTGGTAGGGACGAGAGGAGGGAGATAGCTAAGCTAGTGAGGGCTGAAGGATTAGATGCGAGCCTCCTGTTCCCTAACAAGAGGGGCGTGAGGCCCGCGCCGGCCACGCCAGAGGACCCCGGCTGGAGAGGCCTCGCAGCGAGCCTCGGGGTCGACCTGAGGGCCTCAGGGCCGCACGTAGGTGTTGACATAGATTCAATGGTTACTGAGGACCCCTCGAGGCTTACTAGGATCCCGGGCTCGCTAAATGCTAAGGGAGGGTTAATAGTTACGCCACTCTGCGACTCCTTTGCCCCAGGGCCTCAAATTTCGCCCTTCCGTGGAACCCTTGACGCGAAGGCAACTAAAGATCTCGACCCGACAAGGATACTTGGGTTTGAAGTTTCGCTGACTGAGGGGGAGGAGCTTAGTTTACCGGCCTCTGTGGCCCTTTACCTCTATCTGTCTGGCTATGTGAGTATTATAGGCGGTGAGGTACTTGTCAGAAGAAACCCTGGCTGGTGGCCCGTACAAGGCTGCGACTGGTCGCCATGA
- the pcn gene encoding proliferating cell nuclear antigen (pcna), producing the protein MKLKFRNARTWVYIVGSIKNIIDEGVFLATSEGLSLRALDSSRVVMVDLFYPKEAFDEYSVSGDEMFGVSFDAFNKVLARGQRDESLELEASGDSLIVAFEGHGRREFKIPQISLSVEKLPEPRISFSVMAKLMNTAFVDVINAVEEVADAITIAATSDDKLHFIGAGDVEKVEIELSKEDQNLVDIRVDSPDKATYSVEYFDDMIKAARGADQVTIQYAQDAPARVQFDYEGGGRLVFYVSPRIE; encoded by the coding sequence ATGAAGCTAAAATTCAGAAACGCCAGAACGTGGGTCTACATAGTAGGTTCTATCAAGAACATAATAGATGAGGGCGTTTTCCTCGCAACATCAGAGGGGCTCTCGCTGAGGGCCCTGGACTCAAGCAGGGTAGTTATGGTAGACCTCTTCTACCCCAAAGAGGCTTTTGACGAGTATTCGGTGTCTGGCGATGAGATGTTCGGAGTTTCATTCGACGCGTTTAATAAGGTCCTGGCCAGGGGCCAGAGGGATGAGAGCCTCGAGCTTGAGGCTTCCGGCGACTCGCTTATCGTTGCCTTTGAGGGCCACGGAAGGAGGGAGTTCAAGATACCTCAGATATCATTAAGCGTTGAGAAGCTGCCAGAGCCTCGTATCTCGTTCTCAGTTATGGCAAAACTAATGAACACGGCCTTCGTTGACGTTATAAATGCTGTCGAGGAGGTGGCGGACGCAATAACTATAGCCGCCACCTCTGATGATAAGCTCCACTTCATAGGGGCAGGCGATGTTGAGAAGGTTGAGATCGAACTTAGCAAAGAGGACCAGAACCTGGTAGACATAAGGGTTGACTCGCCGGATAAGGCCACCTACAGCGTTGAATACTTTGATGATATGATTAAGGCCGCCAGGGGCGCTGACCAGGTGACTATTCAGTACGCTCAAGACGCTCCAGCCAGAGTTCAATTTGACTACGAGGGCGGTGGAAGACTTGTCTTCTACGTATCGCCAAGGATCGAGTGA